A region of Paenimyroides aestuarii DNA encodes the following proteins:
- a CDS encoding C40 family peptidase → MKNLALTFATLIAVCLTTEVSAQTAKKTTTVTTTSQKAKEEATIANINKKMNAIDDELDKPSKKVERKKYCYLTEQLLNVANDYQGIRYQWGGMSRSGMDCSGFVKSAFDQFNINLPRTSREMASRGERVAASEAKPGDLIFFKNGGSRVINHVGIVIEVNGDDIKFIHSATSKGVSINSTKEAYYSRGFVQINRVYDRQVL, encoded by the coding sequence ATGAAAAATTTGGCTTTAACGTTCGCAACGTTGATTGCTGTATGTTTAACCACAGAGGTATCGGCTCAAACAGCTAAAAAAACCACTACTGTGACCACAACATCACAAAAAGCAAAAGAAGAAGCTACAATTGCAAACATTAACAAAAAAATGAACGCAATTGATGATGAGTTAGACAAACCATCAAAAAAAGTTGAAAGAAAGAAGTATTGCTATTTAACGGAACAATTGCTCAATGTGGCAAATGATTATCAGGGAATCAGATACCAATGGGGCGGCATGTCACGCTCGGGTATGGATTGCTCGGGATTTGTTAAATCTGCATTCGATCAGTTCAACATCAACCTTCCAAGAACTTCCAGAGAAATGGCATCGCGCGGTGAGCGTGTGGCAGCTTCAGAAGCAAAACCAGGCGATTTGATCTTCTTTAAAAACGGAGGATCTCGCGTAATAAATCACGTAGGTATCGTAATCGAAGTAAACGGTGATGATATTAAATTCATTCACTCGGCTACTTCAAAAGGTGTTTCTATCAATTCAACAAAAGAAGCCTATTACAGCAGAGGGTTTGTGCAAATAAACC
- the lpxB gene encoding lipid-A-disaccharide synthase: protein MKYYIIAGEASGDLHGANLMKALYKEEPNAEVRFWGGDLMQQVGGTLVKHYKDLAFMGFAEVLANLRTILKNIALCKKDIATFKPDVLIFIDYPGFNMRIAKWAKKHGFSTHYYISPQIWAWKENRIKAIKRDVDHMYTILPFEKDFYEQKHQYKVHYVGHPLLDAIEQFKKNEAIDFRAKHQLDDRPIIALLPGSRTQEISRLLIEMLRIVNDYPQFQFVIAGAPSLSIDFYKQFIKQENVKLILNDTYNLLNNAYAALVTSGTATLETALFHVPQVVVYKGNELSYQIAKRIIKLKYISLVNLIMDEEIVTELIQNNCNTATIKKEFDKVINNPKRDEMLAKYRELSERLGGGGASERVINIIKKTLRVV from the coding sequence ATGAAATATTATATTATTGCAGGCGAAGCATCGGGCGATTTGCATGGCGCCAATTTAATGAAAGCCCTTTACAAAGAAGAACCCAATGCCGAAGTGCGTTTTTGGGGCGGCGATTTAATGCAACAAGTAGGTGGCACTTTGGTGAAACATTACAAAGACTTGGCTTTTATGGGCTTTGCAGAAGTGCTTGCTAATTTAAGAACCATTCTGAAAAATATTGCGCTTTGCAAAAAAGATATAGCTACTTTTAAACCTGATGTGCTTATTTTTATTGATTATCCAGGGTTTAATATGCGTATTGCAAAATGGGCAAAAAAACATGGTTTCAGCACTCATTATTATATTTCTCCACAAATTTGGGCATGGAAAGAGAACCGCATTAAAGCAATAAAACGCGATGTGGACCACATGTACACTATTTTGCCTTTTGAAAAAGATTTTTATGAACAAAAACATCAATATAAGGTACATTATGTGGGGCATCCACTTTTAGATGCTATTGAGCAATTTAAAAAAAATGAAGCGATAGATTTTCGAGCAAAACATCAGTTAGACGATCGCCCAATCATTGCTTTATTGCCCGGAAGTAGAACACAAGAAATTTCACGTTTGCTTATTGAAATGTTGCGTATTGTAAATGATTATCCTCAGTTTCAATTTGTGATTGCGGGCGCGCCAAGTTTAAGTATCGATTTTTACAAGCAGTTCATTAAGCAAGAAAACGTAAAACTTATTTTAAACGATACTTATAATTTACTGAACAATGCCTATGCGGCCTTGGTAACTTCGGGTACAGCAACTTTAGAAACCGCTTTGTTTCATGTACCGCAAGTAGTGGTTTACAAAGGAAATGAACTATCGTACCAAATTGCAAAGCGAATTATTAAATTGAAATATATTTCGTTGGTAAATTTAATTATGGATGAGGAAATTGTTACCGAATTGATTCAAAACAACTGCAATACAGCTACCATAAAAAAAGAATTTGATAAAGTTATTAACAATCCTAAAAGAGATGAAATGCTCGCTAAGTACCGTGAATTAAGTGAAAGGTTAGGAGGGGGTGGTGCAAGTGAGCGAGTTATCAACATAATTAAGAAAACTTTAAGAGTTGTTTAA